The proteins below come from a single Magallana gigas chromosome 10, xbMagGiga1.1, whole genome shotgun sequence genomic window:
- the LOC105320657 gene encoding receptor-type tyrosine-protein phosphatase alpha has protein sequence MTQAVETMTRQWGHGVTFILMVHLWIPGEACPYGFYGPGCFFPCSGNCRNNSTCNSTSGLCDNGCKIDYVGPSCVEKIASFSVPKAAAFAIAAVALCVAITAIALPLVLYYRSKYIGRHRQKTRRNPLSRVLTLNKRGSIFMPSDIQIMKMKSRQSLAVSNGGFVPRDLAINELANLLRYDKVDGYEELNREYQVVPVGEQSHLQCSVSRQRENQFKNRAEITLPYDHSRVKLERTASDYINASYIEMAEDFRCIASQGSLEGTVADHWTMIWQERVSVVVMLTNLMEDDTEKCYPYWYPKGKVLLADSLSINVQHEKVYAFYTTRNIKIEDRETKECRLLCHFQFTRWTDRAIPYPSELVQFYRTVRRAHDSQPKSTLLVHCSDGGGRTGIFIALDKLHRAGRRNGKVNVAKCLTEMCEQRMNIVENVEQYILLYHTLRESFHQHATLIRKENLRQAFAEEMAKPIRQNNIWKEFCELMSVKPIYEDSIKSTGHANIGLNLLPSVLPVDEFRVVLSTDNQCDYYNAVIFSTITDYRGLIAAQYPGDSTAGSLVRLLMEQRSPVVVTIHPLIELHSTPLWYPEVSSELSPFKIQRISSSNVTDEIQQAALLIENTQNHESHRVHVLEIMPWSAKNIIPGDTGIVATVVKEARDIRAQEGNGPITVMSFDGAAGCGVFIAAYNATEQLAVDGAVNLFSVVHDIHIRRPEMITTMDEYEFCYRVMAGL, from the exons ATGACGCAGGCAGTAGAGACCATGACTAGACAATGGGGTCACGGGGTTACCTTTATCCTGATGGTACACCTGTGGATACCTGGAGAAG CCTGTCCCTATGGTTTTTACGGCCCCGGATGCTTCTTTCCATGTTCCGGAAACTGCAGAAACAACTCCACCTGTAATTCTACATCCGGGTTGTGCGACAATGGCTGTAAAATAGACTACGTTGGGCCTTCGTGCGTCGAAAAAA ttgcTAGTTTTTCTGTACCGAAAGCGGCTGCCTTTGCCATTGCTGCTGTCGCATTGTGTGTCGCCATCACCGCGATCGCATTACCCCTTGTTCTCTACTACCG GTCCAAATACATTGGTCGACACAGACAAAAGACTAGGAGAAACCCATTATCAAGAGTGCTGACTTTAAATAAAAGAGGTTCTATTTTCA TGCCTTCCGACATACAGatcatgaaaatgaaatctCGGCAAAGTCTCGCCGTCAGCAATGGCGGGTTTGTTCCGCGAGATCTCGCCATTAATGAACTGGCCAATCTACTGAGATACGACAAAGTCGACGGGTATGAAGAACTCAATCGAGAATATCAG GTGGTTCCGGTGGGAGAGCAGAGCCATCTACAATGTTCGGTGTCCAGACAGCGAGAGAACCAGTTTAAGAATAGAGCGGAAATCACCCTGCCAT aCGACCATTCTAGGGTAAAACTGGAGAGAACAGCGTCCGATTATATTAATGCCAGCTATATAGAG ATGGCTGAAGATTTTCGTTGCATTGCGTCCCAAG GGTCATTGGAAGGTACAGTGGCGGATCACTGGACAATGATTTGGCAGGAGCGGGTCTCTGTTGTAGTCATGCTGACAAACCTCATGGAAGACGATACA GAAAAGTGTTACCCGTACTGGTACCCTAAAGGCAAAGTATTGTTGGCTGATTCTCTCTCTATCAATGTACAACACGAGAAGGTGTATGCGTTTTACACGACCAGAAATATTAAGATTGAAGACAGAGAA ACAAAGGAGTGCCGACTGCTGTGTCATTTCCAATTCACAAGATGGACGGACCGTGCTATCCCCTACCCCTCTGAATTGGTCCAGTTTTACCGGACAGTTAGACGTGCCCACGATTCTCAGCCTAAGTCCACACTGCTAGTCCACTGCAG tGACGGAGGGGGTAGAACAGGGATCTTTATTGCCTTGGACAAACTTCACAGAGCGGGGCGGAGGAACGGTAAAGTCAACGTGGCAAAGTGTCTCACGGAGATGTGTGAACAGCGGATGAATATAGTGGAGAATGTG GAACAGTATATTTTACTCTACCATACGCTAAGGGAATCTTTCCATCAGCATGCCACCCTTATCAGAAAAGAAAACCTCAGACAGGCCTTTGCAGAAGAAATGGCGAAACCCATCAGACAAAATAATATTTGGAAGGAATTCTGT GAATTGATGTCTGTGAAGCCGATCTATGAGGATAGCATAAAATCAACTGGCCACGCCAATATCGGTCTTAACCTTTTACCCAGTGTCTTGCCAG TTGATGAATTCCGGGTGGTACTTTCCACAGACAACCAATGTGATTATTATAATGCCGTCATTTTTTCG ACGATTACTGACTACAGAGGACTAATCGCCGCCCAGTACCCCGGGGACAGCACGGCGGGGAGTCTAGTACGTCTGCTGATGGAACAGAGGTCCCCAGTGGTGGTCACCATTCACCCCCTTATAGAACTCCACTCG ACTCCATTGTGGTATCCAGAAGTGTCGTCTGAGTTGTCGCCCTTTAAAATCCAGCGGATCTCGTCCAGCAATGTGACTGATGAAATCCAGCAGGCGGCGCTGctgatagaaaatacacaa AACCACGAATCACATCGGGTGCACGTGCTGGAAATAATGCCCTGGTCAGCAAAGAATATCATACCTGGGGATACAGGCATTGTAGCGACCGTCGTTAAAGAGGCTCGTGACATCCGGGCACAAGAGGGAAACGGACCAATCACTGTCATGTCTTT TGATGGTGCGGCGGGCTGCGGTGTCTTTATTGCCGCTTATAACGCAACAGAACAGCTGGCGGTGGACGGGGCGGTGAACTTGTTCAGTGTGGTTCACGACATTCACATCAGGCGACCGGAAATGATCACAACAATG GACGAGTACGAATTTTGTTACCGCGTGATGGCGGGACTATGA